The stretch of DNA ACCCGGCCGGAGCCTCAGAACGTGGGTCGCGTGGTGCGTCTCCTCGGGGTCGAGGACGACCTCGGTCCCGCTTCCCGCCACCCCGGGATGGTGGACCCTGCGGACCCGCTCCGTCACGACGCCGCCCCGCGGCGCGAGACGAGGAGGCACCAGGGCCCCTCGTCCCGGCGCTCGACGGTCTCAAGGCCCGCGACACGCAGCACTCGCGACACCTGATCCGCGTCGTCGCCGAGCAGTCCGGAGCAGAGGAGGACTCCCGAGACGCCAAGGACCGCCGCGACCTCCGCGGCCCGCTCGACGAAGTAGCGCGTCGCGACGTTGGCAACGCACCCGTCGAGCGCGGCACCCGCGAGGAGGTCCGCGGATCCCGCGCGGATCCTCACGCGGCTGGCGGCGCCGTTCGCCTCCACGACTTCCCGCGCCACGTCGACGGCGTCGTCGTCGTCGTCCACGGCCTCGACGACCCCCGCACCGCACCTCGCCGCCACTACGGCGAGGATGCCGCTTCCGGTCCCGAGGTCCAGCCACCGGCTCCCCGGACGGACGTAGCGCTCGAGCGCGGCCGCGCAGAGCCGCGTCGTCGGGTGCTCGCCCGTCCCGAAGGCCCGGCCGGGGACCAGGAGGATCGGGTCCCGTCCGATTCCCGGGGACGCGATCCCGTTCGGGATCACGACGAACCGGTCTCCGAGGGGGAGGGGTCGAAGGGACGCCTGGTACCGCTCCACCCACCGCCCATCCTCCACCCCCTCGACTCCGAGTTCGCAGTTGGAGGGATCGACGCCGTGGGCGCGAAGAGCGCGCGCCGTCCGGCCGAGGACCGGCCCGGGATCCTGTGCGCCCGGAAGGTAGATGCGGAGC from Terriglobia bacterium encodes:
- a CDS encoding 50S ribosomal protein L11 methyltransferase; the protein is MRHETPWIAIVLEAPSGLEEELAADLGASSLGVEAAPAGSGTVRLRIYLPGAQDPGPVLGRTARALRAHGVDPSNCELGVEGVEDGRWVERYQASLRPLPLGDRFVVIPNGIASPGIGRDPILLVPGRAFGTGEHPTTRLCAAALERYVRPGSRWLDLGTGSGILAVVAARCGAGVVEAVDDDDDAVDVAREVVEANGAASRVRIRAGSADLLAGAALDGCVANVATRYFVERAAEVAAVLGVSGVLLCSGLLGDDADQVSRVLRVAGLETVERRDEGPWCLLVSRRGAAS